The genomic DNA GATTGCCAGCCGTTGCACCGAGCTGGAAAGCGGCGGGCGGATGATCGACGCGATCCTGACCAACTCGATGCTGCCGGCCATCAGCACCGAGTTTCTCAACCGCCTGCTGCTGGGGAAACCGGCGACGCGGGTGCAGGTAGGCGTTGAGGGCGGCGAGTTTACCTATGGCTTCGAGGCGCCCTAGAACCGTCACCTCACGCGGTCGCTGAACCCTCCTGTGGAATAAATCCGCTTGCCTGACTGTTCTGTCCAGGTGAGCGGACTGATCGCGCGTAGCTCGGACGGCCTGGACAGCATTTTCCATTTGCCTTGCAGGTAGAACACCAACGATGGCGACTCTTCAACAGCACCGCGAAATACAAGTAACCAGCGTGCTCGGCACCGATGTGCTGCTGTTTCGGCGCATGCAGGCCACCGAGGGTCTGTCGCAGCTCAGCGAATACCAGCTGGAGCTGTACAGTGAGCGCGCCGACCTGAATATCGACGACTTGCTGGCCACCCAGATGACGGTGGCGGTGGACCTGCCCAAGGGCGGCAGCCGCTATTTCAGCGGGCATGTCAGCCACTTTTCGTTCAGCACGCGGCAGGGGCGTTACTGCACCTACAAAGCCGTGCTGCGGCCGTGGCTGTGGTTTTTGACCCTGGCCAGCGACTGCCGGATCTTCCAGGAGCTGAGCGTGCCGGACATCCTCAAGCAGGTGTTCGCGCCGTACAGCATCGCCGACGTCGACACTTCGGGCCTGAGTGGCAGCTACAAACCATTGACTTACTGCGTGCAGTACCGCGAGAGCGATTTCAATTTCGTCAGCCGCCTGATGGAACAGGAGGGTATCTACTACTACTTCAAGAGTGCTGCCGGGCGTCACACCCTGGTGCTGGCCGATTCCTACGGCGCCCACTCACCGGCGCCGGGTTACGCCCAGGTGCGCTTCATGCCCGCCGAAGACCACGCCATGCGCGAAAGCGAAGTGATCTACGACTGGCGCATGGGCGGCGATGTGGAACCGGGCGGCTACAGCCTGCAGGATTTCGATTTCGAAAAGCCCAGCGCCAACTTGCTGGCCAAATCCACCCTGGCCGGCAGCTATCCGCAATCGCGGCATGAGCGCTACGACTATCCGGGCAAGTACACCGAGCGCAAAAACGGTGAAAACTACGCGCGCACCTTGATTGAATCCCTGCACACCGGCACCCAGCGCGTCACCGGTGCCACCCGCGCTCGGGGCCTGTTTCCGGGGGCGCTGGTGACCCTGACCGAACACCCGCGCAGCGAGCAGAACGCGCAGTTCCTGTTGCTGGAGGCGCGTTACGCGTTGTCCTCCGACACCTACGAGCCGACGCCACCGGCCGAGCCCGCGCCGGTACTGAGTTGCGAGTTCGTCGCGCTGTCGCGCCAGCAGCAGTTCCGCGCGCCGTGCGTGTCGCGCAAACCACTGATGCAAGGCCCGCAGACCGCCATGGTGGTGGGCAAGCAGGGCGAGGAAATCTGGACCGACAAGTACGGGCGCATCAAGGTGCAATTCCACTGGGACCGCGAAGGCAAGCGCGACGAAAACAGCTCGTGCTGGATCCGCGTGGCGCAGAGCTGGGCCGGCAAGCGCTGGGGCGCGCTGTACACCCCGCGCATCGGCCAGGAAGTGGTGGTCAGCTTTCTTGAAGGTGACCCCGACCAGCCGCTGGTCACCGGCAGTGTGTACAACGCCGACACCATGCCGCCGTATTCACTGCCGGAAAATGCCACGCGCTCGACCATCAAAAGCAACTCGTCCAAGGGCGGTGGTGGCTACAACGAACTGCGCTTCGAGGACAAAAAAGGCTCGGAGCAGGTGTTCCTGCACGCGCAGAAAAACCTCGACCAACGCGTGCTCAAGGATTCTTTGGATTGGGTCGGTGGCGACCGCCATTCCAAGGTCGACAAAGACCTGCGCGAGAAAGTTGGCGGTGACCGGCATTCCTCGGTGGGCGGCCACCGCAACGAGAAAGCCACCGGTGACGTGTCGATGGCGGCGGGCGCCAACATGATCATCAACGGTGGCATGAAGACCGGCATCACTGCCGGCATGGACACCTACATCAAGGGCGGCATGAACGTGGTGATCGAGGCCGGGGCGACCATCACCCTGAAAGTCGGCTCGACGTTTCTTACCTTGACCCCGGCCATGATCGTCGCCTCCACCATCCCGCTGCCATTGCCCGAAGCCGCCTCGGCAGCGCAAGCCCTGGCCCTGACGGCCGCCACCGGACCCGCCGGCACGCCGCTGCCGCCCAAGGAGGCCGACGATGGCAAGTAATTCATTCTGGAGCCCGCTATGAACCTGATCCTGCTGGTTAAAAGCTACCGCGACCAACCGATGCCCGGCGACGTGATCTGCCGTTTTACCGAGGTCGGCGGTTCCATTGGCCGCGGGCCGGACAATGACCTGACCCTGGATGACCCGGGCAAATACATCTCGCGTGTGCACGCGCGCGTCGAGTTGCGCGGTGAGCAGTTCTTTATCACGGACACCGGCAGCAACCCCAGCCTGGTCAACGAACGCCCGTTGGGCAATGGCCGCGAACGCGCGCTGGAAGAGGGCGACCGCCTGGTGATCGGCGACTACGCGCTGGAGGTTCGCCTGGAACAGCCTGTCGCGCCGGAGCCGGAAGACGATGCGCTCGCCACGCGCATCCTGCCGCCGCTGTTTGTACCGCCACCGCCGCCGGTGGCCGCCGAGTTGCCGCCGCTGGAAGTGCCGCAGCCGCTGGTGCGCGACCCCGAAGTGGTGGTGCCGGTGTTGCTGCACGATGACCTTGCCGGTGCACGCATTCTGGAAGGCAACTCGCTGTTTGACGGCGCCATGCCGCTGTCCGATCCGCTGGGTTTGAACCCGTCGCTGACACCCGTGTTTCGGGGCACCGAGAGCGACCATGTAGCGCCGCAGATGCAGGCATTCACCCCGCCGATCTGGCAGGCCGAGCCCCAGGTGATCCCGGATGACTACGACCCGCTCCATGGGCTGGCCACCCAACCCGCAGTCA from Pseudomonas tolaasii NCPPB 2192 includes the following:
- a CDS encoding type VI secretion system Vgr family protein, with translation MATLQQHREIQVTSVLGTDVLLFRRMQATEGLSQLSEYQLELYSERADLNIDDLLATQMTVAVDLPKGGSRYFSGHVSHFSFSTRQGRYCTYKAVLRPWLWFLTLASDCRIFQELSVPDILKQVFAPYSIADVDTSGLSGSYKPLTYCVQYRESDFNFVSRLMEQEGIYYYFKSAAGRHTLVLADSYGAHSPAPGYAQVRFMPAEDHAMRESEVIYDWRMGGDVEPGGYSLQDFDFEKPSANLLAKSTLAGSYPQSRHERYDYPGKYTERKNGENYARTLIESLHTGTQRVTGATRARGLFPGALVTLTEHPRSEQNAQFLLLEARYALSSDTYEPTPPAEPAPVLSCEFVALSRQQQFRAPCVSRKPLMQGPQTAMVVGKQGEEIWTDKYGRIKVQFHWDREGKRDENSSCWIRVAQSWAGKRWGALYTPRIGQEVVVSFLEGDPDQPLVTGSVYNADTMPPYSLPENATRSTIKSNSSKGGGGYNELRFEDKKGSEQVFLHAQKNLDQRVLKDSLDWVGGDRHSKVDKDLREKVGGDRHSSVGGHRNEKATGDVSMAAGANMIINGGMKTGITAGMDTYIKGGMNVVIEAGATITLKVGSTFLTLTPAMIVASTIPLPLPEAASAAQALALTAATGPAGTPLPPKEADDGK